In a single window of the Methanobrevibacter olleyae genome:
- a CDS encoding LysR family transcriptional regulator, with translation MPNLENENHDERFIDNKNIIKPEIGIEIDGISFNYKFFKTLESLSKTYSQRKTAKELKVSHSVLNRRIKNAEDKLQEKLVVTIGSGSELSEKGYELLDIYYKYKNRLEDREEIIIVGGHIITGLLQAISYDLPFKTLVYSSDDESAYELAKQNLIDILALDDPLLAFENDLNFTAIAYDHLVLISPNNGKTIEKIEDLEGLKFIGVKGSAQRLAWSTLRQENISFTIERELKSQFDAFKIVKNSDEYYTFLNASYFNGNEILKNETRHVISLVQCNDTKEDIYNLIEYLLFDGQSKIGEQGFIPMKPWKTR, from the coding sequence ATGCCAAATCTTGAAAATGAGAATCATGATGAAAGATTCATAGATAATAAAAATATCATTAAACCTGAGATTGGAATTGAAATAGATGGAATATCTTTTAATTATAAATTTTTCAAAACTTTAGAATCACTATCAAAAACATACTCTCAAAGAAAAACAGCAAAAGAATTAAAAGTATCTCATTCTGTCCTTAATAGAAGAATTAAAAATGCTGAAGACAAACTTCAAGAAAAATTAGTAGTTACAATTGGTTCTGGTTCTGAGTTAAGTGAAAAGGGATATGAACTCCTAGATATTTATTACAAATATAAAAATAGATTAGAAGATAGGGAAGAGATTATAATAGTTGGAGGACATATTATAACTGGTTTATTACAAGCTATTAGCTATGATTTACCTTTTAAAACATTAGTTTATAGCAGTGATGATGAAAGTGCATATGAACTTGCAAAACAAAATTTAATAGATATTTTAGCTTTAGATGATCCCTTACTTGCTTTTGAAAATGATTTAAACTTTACAGCTATTGCTTATGACCATTTAGTCTTAATTTCTCCAAATAATGGAAAAACAATTGAAAAGATAGAAGATTTAGAAGGTTTGAAATTTATTGGTGTTAAAGGAAGTGCACAAAGGTTAGCATGGAGTACATTAAGACAGGAAAATATAAGTTTTACTATTGAAAGAGAGCTTAAATCACAATTTGATGCATTTAAAATTGTTAAAAATTCTGATGAATACTATACATTTTTAAATGCTAGTTATTTTAATGGAAATGAAATTTTAAAAAATGAAACTCGCCATGTAATAAGTTTAGTCCAATGCAACGATACAAAAGAAGATATTTATAATTTAATAGAATATTTACTTTTTGATGGACAAAGTAAAATTGGGGAACAAGGATTTATACCTATGAAACCTTGGAAAACCAGATAA
- a CDS encoding ABC transporter substrate-binding protein: MEKKTKIILIVLIVLIACGVAISLFASPYSVNSSGNQTITDMANRTVTIPSEVNRVVATSPPMTTIMYMLAPEKLAGVNFQWTDEELKYVPDQYKDKFPVVGGWFGSQDGNYEEFIASEPDLVVEGIDEGMGVDLSTVEERQEKFASLPVVSVTDNTNVTKIDNTIEFLAKLLGAEDKANQLIGFNDKYLSEVQTIANSIPDSEKKSVYYASGEDGLSTYASGSSHGQLISLVGGKNVADTEIQNTGGELTVSIEQIISWNPDIIIATDEDFYKNVYNDSKWASLKAVKNHQVYISPQSPFKWFDRPPGANIIIGVPWTAKVIYPDKYSNINMVDATKEFYTNFYHYDLSDEEAKDILTSSGIDESDL; this comes from the coding sequence ATGGAAAAGAAAACTAAAATAATATTAATTGTTTTAATTGTCTTAATAGCTTGTGGAGTAGCTATTAGTTTATTCGCTTCTCCATATTCAGTTAATTCATCAGGTAATCAAACTATAACTGATATGGCAAATAGAACAGTAACTATTCCAAGTGAAGTTAATAGGGTAGTTGCTACAAGTCCTCCTATGACTACAATTATGTATATGTTAGCTCCTGAAAAATTAGCAGGTGTTAACTTCCAATGGACTGATGAAGAACTTAAATATGTTCCGGATCAGTATAAAGATAAGTTTCCAGTTGTTGGAGGATGGTTTGGAAGCCAAGATGGTAATTATGAAGAGTTTATTGCATCAGAACCTGATTTAGTTGTAGAAGGTATAGATGAAGGAATGGGTGTTGATTTATCTACTGTTGAAGAAAGACAGGAAAAATTTGCCTCACTTCCAGTTGTATCTGTAACTGACAATACAAATGTTACAAAAATAGATAATACTATTGAATTTTTAGCTAAACTTTTAGGTGCTGAGGATAAAGCAAATCAACTAATAGGTTTTAATGATAAATATTTATCAGAAGTTCAAACTATTGCAAATTCTATTCCGGATTCAGAGAAAAAATCTGTTTATTATGCCTCAGGTGAAGATGGATTATCTACTTATGCAAGTGGTTCATCACATGGTCAACTAATCTCTTTAGTTGGTGGTAAAAATGTAGCTGATACTGAAATTCAAAATACTGGAGGAGAATTAACTGTTTCCATAGAACAAATCATCTCTTGGAATCCAGATATTATAATAGCTACTGATGAAGACTTCTATAAAAACGTTTACAATGATTCAAAATGGGCTAGTTTAAAGGCAGTTAAAAACCATCAAGTTTATATCTCTCCACAGTCTCCATTTAAATGGTTTGATAGGCCACCAGGTGCAAATATAATTATTGGTGTTCCTTGGACTGCTAAGGTTATTTATCCAGATAAATATTCTAATATCAATATGGTAGATGCTACAAAAGAGTTTTATACTAATTTCTATCATTATGATTTAAGTGATGAAGAAGCTAAGGATATTTTAACTTCTTCTGGAATTGATGAATCAGATTTATAA
- a CDS encoding right-handed parallel beta-helix repeat-containing protein: protein MKDKSIILISFLLILVIFNIQAVIAEDIGEINIEKNQNYNELAVSNDANSDNQNNNIQENINEKSNIVLNSNNGNYNNEKHNSENTLSLDNNRVLDENKELTDDTEIAKTEEKNLKSSNLDVNSLQSTIIIDGTAHNQMNNPTIQNAIDSAKAGDTIIITGKDYVHCHFIVNKKLTIISEVGTVMSPCPSNTSGSGAYGIFYISPEASGTVLKGFVLNNALENNDDYGIYIKGSSNVEIINCTINKTTLGDGIRIENAQNIKISDSLIKESNIGINLINSTKTTIKNNNIRNNNLYGVYIANNNQNTTIDTNNITYNKGFGISAISANYIYIINNFIAYNQKNGSGAGVYINCNITKIEIKGNFFKQNGQYGVLNDYRVRNMDAKAGAEKLEIVNNNYFLGHSERTIYHLDYKPFDGGEFSYNSENDSFIYVGEGNGNYTLDKSVVYLGYAFFEDEMICGATLYKAPNTAWSEGNYKLKISEISQVKKGTYQISIVDKNGNIAKDFSSIYVIFYLNKNNKASEPQYGDVYKKVLMKNGTATVSFSEKDYLKSGNQLLAVFPGLYEDYTVREKLYKTYNIPDSQIPEDIIATKISISNMNTYPQSGASFEAILKDNYGIPLAKKTIKLNLDGKTYIKTTDANGKVKLKIKLSSEKTYTITVSFDGDEEYNKTSAKAKIVVKKTSQKIISSNKAFAPNKSNYYSITLKDGNNKVIANKYVKFIINKKTYTVKTNSKGIAKIKIKLSKKKTYKITVKSSATKKYRAIRKTSKITIKSLKQKITCYNKRFAPNTVNYYSISLKDQNNIVIANKKITVKIGTKTYKKKTNKNGIVKIKIKLSKRKTYKVTIKSPKTTQYTAKAKTTKIVITSLKQRIRSSDKKYLPKAGAYYSISLKDENDKSIANKKVKFTLDSKTSTVKTNSKGIAKIKIDLTTDKVYTLKIYSPGTNKYKSATKTNKITIEKGIPKLISFDRTFSNNSRDEYSIYLRDYNGKALSNGKIIFTINGNTYNKITDSNGTAKLNINIKNPGTYKLVSKFLGDVKNKAISKTNSITIKEGSNISFIDKNLQNSEIQKIIASCPNGNTVEFLGKTYSNINLKINKEISLISNVGTTLNGLSKRPVLNINSNNVNISNFLIIANSINGESDGILINNSNNVNILNNSIINRLNPNKINDYNNGSTVLPGIGIKILNTKNVNINKNIVNSFESGIYNEYSKNLSIKENEIRLNNYGIKYGFGSSNTEIINNTIIDNIGWYTEEVPEGPRGYGLFLNNSAVNITIKENNISNNYMGISVDSNNSTGIVIRSNLIADNSLEGIRFNAAYDLAEDCVEPIVTDNAIYRNAEGPSMMILGEMSANPEGIYGPGQWNESLRLKIGPNWYGTNSLITWDYETGIVGVGTMCPRIKTSEIKFETLETENPGTYKINFYKDGELATNLASFDIYATLNRNTDMQTEVHFNIINGTGTFSFNKDNYNENNNTIEISVGSLINVVDRIYSVVYAYNVPESEIPT from the coding sequence ATGAAAGATAAAAGCATTATATTAATTTCTTTTCTTCTAATATTAGTAATATTTAATATACAAGCAGTTATAGCAGAAGATATAGGAGAAATTAACATTGAAAAAAATCAAAATTATAATGAATTAGCAGTCAGTAATGATGCAAATTCCGATAATCAAAATAATAACATTCAAGAGAATATAAATGAAAAGTCAAATATTGTATTAAACTCAAATAATGGAAATTATAATAATGAAAAACATAATAGTGAAAATACTCTAAGTTTAGACAATAATAGAGTTCTAGATGAAAATAAAGAATTAACTGATGATACAGAAATTGCTAAAACTGAAGAGAAAAACTTAAAAAGTTCTAATTTAGATGTAAATTCTTTACAATCCACCATAATAATAGATGGAACAGCACACAATCAAATGAATAATCCCACCATCCAAAATGCAATAGATAGTGCAAAAGCAGGAGATACTATTATCATCACAGGAAAGGACTATGTTCATTGCCATTTTATAGTTAATAAAAAACTAACAATTATAAGTGAAGTTGGAACAGTGATGAGTCCATGCCCATCAAATACTAGTGGGTCTGGTGCATATGGAATATTTTACATAAGCCCAGAAGCAAGTGGAACTGTATTAAAAGGGTTTGTATTAAACAATGCACTAGAAAACAATGATGATTATGGAATTTATATAAAAGGATCAAGTAATGTTGAAATTATTAATTGTACAATAAATAAAACTACATTAGGAGATGGAATAAGAATAGAAAATGCTCAAAATATCAAAATTAGTGATTCCCTTATAAAAGAATCAAATATTGGAATAAACTTAATTAATTCTACAAAAACCACTATAAAAAACAATAACATTAGAAATAATAATTTATATGGAGTTTATATAGCTAATAATAACCAGAATACTACAATTGATACAAACAATATTACTTATAATAAAGGATTTGGAATAAGTGCAATTTCAGCTAACTACATTTACATAATAAATAATTTTATTGCATACAATCAAAAAAATGGAAGTGGTGCAGGAGTTTATATTAACTGTAATATTACAAAAATTGAAATAAAAGGTAATTTCTTTAAGCAAAATGGACAATATGGAGTTTTAAACGATTATCGTGTAAGAAATATGGATGCAAAAGCTGGAGCTGAAAAATTAGAAATCGTAAATAACAACTATTTTTTAGGGCACAGTGAAAGAACCATATACCATTTAGACTATAAACCATTTGATGGTGGAGAATTTAGCTACAATAGTGAAAACGATAGTTTTATTTATGTAGGTGAAGGAAATGGAAATTACACCCTAGATAAAAGTGTTGTATATTTAGGATATGCATTCTTTGAAGATGAGATGATTTGTGGAGCTACTCTCTATAAAGCACCAAATACAGCTTGGAGTGAAGGTAATTATAAATTAAAAATCAGTGAAATAAGTCAGGTTAAAAAAGGAACTTATCAAATATCCATTGTAGATAAAAATGGAAATATAGCTAAAGACTTTAGTTCAATTTATGTAATATTTTACCTAAATAAAAATAATAAAGCTAGTGAACCTCAATATGGTGATGTTTATAAAAAGGTTTTAATGAAAAATGGTACTGCAACAGTTAGTTTTAGTGAAAAAGATTATTTAAAAAGTGGAAATCAATTGCTTGCAGTATTCCCCGGGCTTTATGAAGATTATACAGTTAGAGAGAAACTTTACAAAACTTATAATATACCGGATTCACAAATTCCCGAAGATATCATTGCAACAAAAATAAGTATTTCCAATATGAATACCTATCCACAATCTGGAGCATCATTTGAAGCTATACTAAAGGATAATTATGGAATTCCTTTAGCTAAAAAAACTATTAAATTAAATCTAGATGGTAAAACATATATAAAAACCACAGATGCAAATGGAAAAGTTAAATTAAAAATCAAGCTATCTAGTGAAAAAACTTATACTATCACTGTTAGTTTCGATGGTGATGAAGAATATAATAAAACTAGTGCAAAGGCAAAGATAGTGGTTAAAAAAACTAGCCAAAAAATAATAAGTTCAAATAAAGCATTTGCACCAAATAAATCTAATTATTATAGCATTACTTTAAAGGATGGAAATAATAAAGTAATTGCAAATAAATATGTGAAATTTATAATTAACAAAAAAACATACACCGTTAAAACAAATAGTAAAGGAATAGCTAAAATAAAAATTAAATTATCTAAGAAAAAAACATATAAAATTACTGTAAAATCATCAGCAACAAAAAAATATAGGGCAATTAGAAAAACAAGCAAAATCACAATAAAATCATTAAAACAAAAAATTACATGTTATAATAAAAGATTTGCTCCAAATACAGTGAATTATTACAGCATCAGCTTAAAAGATCAAAATAATATTGTAATAGCTAATAAAAAAATAACTGTAAAAATAGGAACCAAAACTTATAAAAAGAAAACAAATAAGAATGGAATAGTTAAAATTAAAATTAAACTATCTAAGAGGAAAACTTATAAAGTAACTATAAAATCTCCAAAAACTACACAGTATACTGCTAAGGCAAAAACAACTAAGATTGTAATTACTAGTTTAAAGCAGCGGATAAGAAGTTCTGATAAAAAATATCTCCCAAAAGCAGGAGCTTATTACAGTATTAGCTTAAAAGATGAGAATGATAAATCAATAGCTAATAAAAAAGTTAAATTTACTCTTGATTCAAAAACTTCAACTGTTAAAACAAATAGTAAAGGAATAGCTAAAATAAAAATTGACTTAACTACTGATAAAGTTTATACTCTAAAAATTTATTCCCCTGGAACAAATAAATATAAATCAGCTACAAAAACAAATAAAATCACAATAGAAAAAGGAATTCCAAAATTAATAAGCTTCGATAGAACCTTTTCAAATAATTCTAGAGATGAATACTCCATTTATTTAAGGGATTACAATGGGAAGGCATTAAGCAATGGAAAGATAATCTTTACAATAAATGGGAATACTTATAATAAAATTACCGATTCAAATGGTACTGCAAAACTTAATATTAATATTAAAAACCCTGGAACTTACAAATTAGTAAGTAAATTCTTAGGGGATGTTAAAAATAAAGCTATAAGCAAAACTAATTCCATAACAATTAAAGAAGGATCAAATATAAGTTTTATAGATAAAAACCTTCAAAATAGTGAAATCCAAAAGATCATTGCCAGTTGCCCTAATGGAAATACAGTTGAATTTTTAGGAAAAACATACAGTAATATTAACTTAAAAATTAACAAAGAAATAAGTCTGATTTCTAATGTTGGAACTACATTAAATGGATTATCAAAAAGGCCTGTGCTTAATATAAATTCAAATAATGTAAATATATCTAATTTTTTAATTATTGCTAATTCAATTAATGGAGAATCTGATGGAATTCTAATAAATAACTCTAATAATGTAAATATATTAAATAACAGCATTATTAATAGATTAAATCCAAATAAAATCAATGATTACAATAACGGAAGCACTGTATTACCTGGAATTGGAATAAAAATATTAAATACTAAGAATGTTAATATAAATAAAAACATTGTTAATTCCTTTGAAAGTGGAATATATAACGAATACTCTAAGAATTTATCTATTAAAGAAAATGAAATTAGATTAAATAATTATGGTATCAAGTATGGATTTGGAAGCAGTAATACTGAAATTATAAACAATACTATTATTGATAATATTGGATGGTATACAGAGGAAGTTCCAGAAGGCCCAAGAGGTTATGGACTATTCCTTAATAATTCCGCAGTAAATATTACCATAAAAGAAAATAACATTAGTAATAACTATATGGGAATATCTGTTGATTCTAATAATAGTACTGGAATTGTAATTAGAAGCAATTTAATTGCAGATAACTCTCTTGAAGGAATAAGATTTAATGCAGCTTATGACCTTGCAGAAGATTGTGTAGAACCAATTGTAACTGACAATGCAATTTATAGAAATGCAGAAGGTCCAAGTATGATGATTCTTGGTGAAATGAGTGCTAATCCTGAAGGAATTTACGGGCCAGGACAATGGAATGAAAGTTTAAGATTAAAAATTGGTCCTAATTGGTATGGTACAAATAGTCTTATCACTTGGGATTATGAAACTGGAATCGTTGGTGTTGGAACAATGTGTCCAAGAATTAAAACAAGTGAGATAAAATTTGAAACACTTGAAACAGAAAATCCAGGAACTTATAAAATCAATTTCTATAAAGATGGAGAATTAGCTACTAACCTTGCTAGTTTTGATATCTATGCTACATTAAATAGAAATACTGACATGCAAACAGAAGTTCACTTTAACATAATCAATGGAACTGGAACTTTTAGTTTTAATAAAGATAATTATAATGAAAACAATAATACTATTGAAATTTCTGTAGGTTCTTTAATTAATGTAGTAGATAGAATATATTCTGTTGTTTATGCATATAATGTCCCAGAAAGTGAAATACCAACTTAA
- a CDS encoding FecCD family ABC transporter permease, with translation MSENSSLNIDNLIIYLLLIALPVFLFFVSFMLGRYPVAPIDVIKTILSPIFPSLAVSPQLNSIVFTIRLPRIIAALLVGACLSLAGASFQGIFKNPLVSPDLLGVSAGAGFGAAIAILANAGNALIQLSAFIFGIVSVSITYIISKSYKAGGILLLVLSGTAVSAFFNALISGTKFMADPYDKLPQITYWLMGSLSAVNFNKLSMIIIPLLIGVTVIMILRWHLNVLSMGDEEAQSLGLDPGKLRLIVIVACTLVTSAAVSISGIIGWIGLVVPHMTRIIVGPNHKILLPASLSIGASFLLLIDNISRTFISIEIPIGILTAIIGVPIFLYLLRRGYSEWN, from the coding sequence ATGAGTGAGAATTCTTCTTTAAATATCGATAATTTAATTATTTACTTATTATTAATTGCACTACCTGTGTTTTTATTCTTTGTATCATTTATGTTAGGTAGATATCCAGTGGCTCCTATAGATGTTATAAAGACTATTCTTAGCCCAATATTTCCATCTTTAGCTGTATCTCCCCAGTTAAATTCTATAGTTTTTACTATTAGATTGCCTCGTATTATTGCAGCTTTACTTGTTGGTGCTTGTCTATCTTTAGCAGGAGCTTCATTTCAAGGAATATTTAAAAACCCTTTAGTATCTCCTGATTTATTAGGTGTATCTGCAGGAGCTGGTTTTGGTGCAGCTATTGCTATTTTAGCAAATGCTGGAAATGCATTGATTCAATTATCTGCATTTATATTTGGTATTGTATCTGTGTCAATCACCTATATAATTTCTAAATCATATAAGGCTGGAGGAATTCTTCTTCTTGTACTTTCAGGTACTGCAGTTTCTGCATTCTTTAATGCTTTAATTTCAGGAACTAAATTTATGGCAGACCCTTATGATAAATTACCTCAAATTACCTATTGGTTAATGGGCAGTTTATCTGCAGTTAATTTTAATAAATTATCTATGATTATCATTCCTTTACTTATTGGTGTAACTGTAATAATGATTTTAAGATGGCATTTAAATGTTTTATCTATGGGTGATGAAGAAGCCCAATCTTTAGGATTGGATCCTGGAAAATTAAGGTTGATTGTTATTGTAGCCTGTACTTTAGTAACATCTGCAGCAGTTTCTATAAGTGGAATTATTGGTTGGATTGGGCTTGTTGTACCTCATATGACTCGTATTATCGTAGGTCCCAATCATAAGATTCTCCTACCTGCTTCTTTAAGTATTGGTGCAAGTTTCTTATTATTAATTGATAATATTTCAAGAACTTTTATCTCAATTGAAATTCCTATAGGTATATTAACTGCAATAATCGGTGTTCCAATATTCCTTTACTTACTTAGAAGAGGTTATTCTGAGTGGAATTAG
- a CDS encoding ABC transporter ATP-binding protein — MAKLVEVKEVSFSYEKNSPIVFEDINFSIEKGDVLCILGPNGTGKTTLIKTLNGLHKVNSGLVLLNGEDINNLSFNDIAKLVGYIPQGHIPSFPFTVFDVVLMGRAPYVNLTSSPREEDKEIAINALKTLGIEDLKDKTYTNLSGGEHQLVFLARVLAQEPDLLILDEPTNHLDFGNQIKLLEIIEQLSNLGLAVIMSSHYPDHAFLAANKVAIMKDKSFIDFGSPEDVLTEENLNKAYGIDVNLIELENNRKICVPLKTDLELVMTNYSKKYSKD, encoded by the coding sequence ATGGCAAAGTTAGTTGAAGTTAAGGAAGTTTCATTTTCTTATGAAAAAAACTCTCCAATAGTATTTGAAGATATTAATTTTTCAATAGAAAAGGGGGATGTTTTATGTATTTTAGGGCCAAATGGAACAGGTAAAACTACATTAATTAAAACTTTAAATGGCCTGCATAAAGTTAATTCAGGGCTTGTTTTATTAAATGGGGAAGATATTAATAATTTATCATTTAATGATATTGCAAAGCTAGTAGGTTATATTCCTCAAGGCCATATCCCTTCATTTCCATTTACTGTATTTGATGTTGTTTTAATGGGAAGGGCTCCCTATGTTAATTTAACCTCATCTCCCAGAGAGGAAGATAAGGAAATAGCTATTAATGCACTTAAAACTCTCGGAATCGAGGATTTAAAAGATAAAACCTATACTAATTTAAGTGGGGGAGAGCACCAATTAGTATTTTTAGCAAGAGTTTTAGCTCAAGAACCAGATTTGCTTATATTGGATGAACCTACAAATCACTTAGACTTTGGTAATCAGATTAAACTTCTTGAAATTATTGAACAACTATCCAATCTTGGTCTTGCAGTTATAATGTCTTCCCATTATCCAGATCATGCATTTTTAGCAGCTAATAAAGTAGCTATTATGAAAGATAAATCATTCATTGATTTTGGAAGTCCTGAAGATGTTTTAACTGAAGAAAATTTAAATAAAGCTTATGGAATTGATGTAAATCTCATTGAATTAGAAAATAATAGGAAGATATGTGTTCCCTTAAAAACTGATTTAGAATTAGTTATGACTAATTATTCAAAGAAATATTCAAAAGATTAA
- the hxlB gene encoding 6-phospho-3-hexuloisomerase produces MELMISAIEAILDNIRDAEEFLNEEDVANFIEIITTAENIFVTGAGRSGLAAKAFAMRLMHLGLSSYVVGETISPAINKGDCILAISGSGETNTIVTTAQISKKRGAKVLALTSYPESSLGQLADEIINVKGRTKVEVDDENYLKRQIKGNYTSLTPLGTAFELTALVFLDGLVSELMDAMGKTEEDLKNMHTVLE; encoded by the coding sequence ATGGAACTTATGATATCAGCAATTGAAGCGATTTTAGATAATATTCGTGATGCAGAAGAATTTTTAAATGAAGAGGATGTAGCTAATTTTATTGAAATTATCACTACTGCAGAAAATATTTTTGTAACTGGTGCAGGTAGGTCTGGACTTGCTGCTAAGGCATTTGCTATGAGATTAATGCACTTAGGTTTAAGTTCTTATGTTGTAGGTGAAACTATTTCTCCAGCTATTAATAAAGGTGATTGTATATTAGCTATTTCTGGTTCTGGAGAAACTAATACTATTGTAACTACTGCTCAGATTTCTAAAAAAAGAGGGGCAAAAGTTTTAGCATTAACTTCTTATCCTGAAAGTAGTTTAGGTCAATTAGCTGATGAAATTATTAATGTAAAAGGTAGGACAAAGGTAGAAGTAGATGATGAAAATTACCTTAAAAGGCAAATAAAAGGAAATTATACTTCTTTGACTCCACTTGGAACTGCATTTGAATTAACTGCATTGGTATTCCTTGATGGTTTAGTTTCTGAATTAATGGATGCTATGGGAAAAACCGAAGAAGATTTAAAAAATATGCATACTGTTTTAGAATAA
- a CDS encoding FmdE family protein: MVSVEDYEEQLAKAGEFHGEICGGIAIGTKLAMYGMELMGFELNKRHKNLIVFLEIDRCMSDAVQSVTKCSMGKRSLKQMYYGKFAVTFYNMETGEAIRVSDADANKQEEIRETRDEMIERFKRTPAEELFNTEKVRIDLKPSQMPGKPHTSVFCSVCGEKVTDGRHLNRGGKPVCVSCAEGAYYEIIDE, from the coding sequence ATGGTAAGTGTAGAAGATTATGAGGAACAATTAGCTAAAGCTGGTGAATTTCATGGGGAAATATGTGGTGGAATAGCTATTGGTACTAAACTTGCAATGTATGGTATGGAATTAATGGGATTTGAATTAAACAAACGTCATAAAAATCTTATTGTATTTTTAGAAATTGATAGATGTATGTCTGATGCAGTTCAATCTGTTACTAAATGTTCTATGGGTAAAAGATCATTGAAACAAATGTACTACGGTAAATTTGCAGTAACTTTCTATAATATGGAAACTGGTGAAGCTATTAGAGTATCTGATGCAGATGCTAATAAACAGGAAGAAATTAGAGAAACTAGGGATGAAATGATTGAAAGATTTAAAAGAACTCCTGCTGAAGAGCTATTCAATACAGAAAAAGTTCGTATTGATTTAAAACCTTCTCAGATGCCTGGTAAGCCTCATACAAGTGTTTTCTGTTCAGTTTGTGGTGAAAAAGTTACTGATGGCCGACATCTAAATCGTGGTGGAAAACCAGTATGTGTATCATGTGCAGAAGGAGCATATTACGAGATAATTGATGAATAA